A single genomic interval of Dromiciops gliroides isolate mDroGli1 chromosome 1, mDroGli1.pri, whole genome shotgun sequence harbors:
- the RANBP1 gene encoding ran-specific GTPase-activating protein isoform X1: MAAAKEAHEEHDTSTENVDDSNHDPQFEPIVSLPEQEIKTLEEDEEELFKMRAKLFRFASENDLPEWKERGTGDVKLLKHKEKGTIRLLMRRDKTLKICANHYITPLMELKPNAGSDRAWVWNTHADFADESPKPELLAIRFLNAENAQKFKAKFEECRNEIEEREKKAGAGKESSEKVVEKFSELSVKEKEVKEEKEGGQEPESTEGAAPEKEPKEPDVLLQ, translated from the exons GAAGCTCATGAGGAGCACGACACCTCCACTGAGAACGTGGACGACTCCAACCATGATCCGCAGTTTGAGCCCATAGTGTCTCTTCCTGAGCAAGAGATCAAGACCCttgaagaggatgaagaagagcTCTTTAAGAT GCGAGCCAAGCTGTTCCGATTTGCTTCTGAGAACGATCTTCCGGAATGGAAAGAACGAGGGACGGGAGATGTGAAGCTGCTGAAACACAAGGAGAAAGGCACGATTCGCCTCCTCATGAGACGGGACAAAACCCTGAAGATCTGTGCGAATCACTATA TAACACCATTGATGGAGCTGAAGCCCAACGCAGGCAGTGACAGGGCCTGGGTCTGGAACACACATGCTGACTTCGCCGATGAGAGTCCCAAACCTGAACTGCTGGCGATCCGATTCCTAAATGCAGAAA ATGCCCAGAAGTTTAAGGCAAAATTCGAGGAATGCAGGAATGAGATAGAAGAGCGAGAGAAGAAAG CAGGagcaggcaaagaaagcagcGAAAAAGTGGTGGAGAAGTTCTCGGAGCTGTCGGTGAAGGAGAAGGaggtgaaggaggaaaaggaaggcgGCCAAGAGCCGGAGAGCACTGAGGGAGCTGCTCCTGAGAAGGAGCCCAAGGAGCCGGACGTGCTGCTGCAATAA
- the RANBP1 gene encoding ran-specific GTPase-activating protein isoform X2: MAAAKEAHEEHDTSTENVDDSNHDPQFEPIVSLPEQEIKTLEEDEEELFKMRAKLFRFASENDLPEWKERGTGDVKLLKHKEKGTIRLLMRRDKTLKICANHYITPLMELKPNAGSDRAWVWNTHADFADESPKPELLAIRFLNAENAQKFKAKFEECRNEIEEREKKGAGKESSEKVVEKFSELSVKEKEVKEEKEGGQEPESTEGAAPEKEPKEPDVLLQ, translated from the exons GAAGCTCATGAGGAGCACGACACCTCCACTGAGAACGTGGACGACTCCAACCATGATCCGCAGTTTGAGCCCATAGTGTCTCTTCCTGAGCAAGAGATCAAGACCCttgaagaggatgaagaagagcTCTTTAAGAT GCGAGCCAAGCTGTTCCGATTTGCTTCTGAGAACGATCTTCCGGAATGGAAAGAACGAGGGACGGGAGATGTGAAGCTGCTGAAACACAAGGAGAAAGGCACGATTCGCCTCCTCATGAGACGGGACAAAACCCTGAAGATCTGTGCGAATCACTATA TAACACCATTGATGGAGCTGAAGCCCAACGCAGGCAGTGACAGGGCCTGGGTCTGGAACACACATGCTGACTTCGCCGATGAGAGTCCCAAACCTGAACTGCTGGCGATCCGATTCCTAAATGCAGAAA ATGCCCAGAAGTTTAAGGCAAAATTCGAGGAATGCAGGAATGAGATAGAAGAGCGAGAGAAGAAAG GagcaggcaaagaaagcagcGAAAAAGTGGTGGAGAAGTTCTCGGAGCTGTCGGTGAAGGAGAAGGaggtgaaggaggaaaaggaaggcgGCCAAGAGCCGGAGAGCACTGAGGGAGCTGCTCCTGAGAAGGAGCCCAAGGAGCCGGACGTGCTGCTGCAATAA